A region from the Aquimarina sp. ERC-38 genome encodes:
- a CDS encoding acyltransferase, whose protein sequence is MKVKVQIYYLVNKLNNIIYNLLPFFWMRKLYFSSLGNKIGKNSFIHSKVRFFCVGKIFIGNNSTVNFNCYLDSRCGLHIGNNVMIGHNSKLYTLGHDVNSAIFESKGEKIIIEDNVVLFSNVLVMPGSVLKEGCVVYTGAIVTGVLEPYTIYAGVPAEKINIRNREINYKLNHGFWFGN, encoded by the coding sequence ATGAAAGTTAAAGTTCAAATTTATTATTTAGTCAATAAACTAAATAATATTATATACAACTTATTGCCTTTCTTCTGGATGCGAAAACTTTATTTTTCTTCATTAGGAAATAAAATTGGTAAAAATTCTTTTATACACTCAAAAGTTCGCTTCTTTTGCGTTGGGAAAATTTTTATAGGTAATAATTCTACTGTTAATTTTAATTGCTATTTAGATTCCAGATGTGGCCTACATATTGGGAATAATGTGATGATAGGGCATAACTCAAAACTTTACACATTAGGTCATGATGTAAATTCTGCTATTTTTGAGTCTAAAGGGGAAAAGATAATTATCGAAGATAATGTTGTTTTATTTTCAAATGTTTTAGTAATGCCTGGTTCAGTTTTAAAAGAGGGTTGTGTGGTTTATACAGGAGCTATTGTGACAGGTGTCTTAGAACCTTACACAATTTATGCTGGTGTTCCAGCAGAAAAAATAAATATTCGAAATAGAGAGATTAATTATAAATTAAACCACGGGTTCTGGTTTGGAAATTGA
- a CDS encoding glycosyltransferase family 2 protein produces the protein MISIITPVYNSEKFIKKTILSVLNQSYKNWEHVLVDDCSVDNSKQIIKEYEYKDKRIKYFKLDKNSGAAVARNKGIELAKGRYIAFLDSDDSWHPNKLEKQLHFMTSNHYSFTHTAYNQISESSGKVVKTITPKYMITYNEALYYNPIGCLTVMYDTKYLGKLFMPLIRKRQDYALWLKILKITNAYCLTESLANYLVRTNSISSNKKSLLTYQWKLYHKIEGLSKFKSGYFILMNILHKFKW, from the coding sequence TTGATTTCAATTATTACTCCCGTATACAATTCAGAAAAATTTATCAAGAAAACAATTCTTTCCGTCCTAAACCAATCCTATAAAAACTGGGAACATGTATTAGTAGATGATTGTTCTGTAGATAATTCTAAACAAATCATAAAAGAATATGAGTATAAGGATAAAAGAATAAAGTATTTTAAGTTGGATAAAAACTCCGGAGCAGCAGTAGCTAGAAATAAAGGTATTGAATTAGCAAAAGGAAGATATATTGCCTTTTTAGATAGCGATGATTCCTGGCACCCCAATAAATTAGAAAAACAGCTACATTTCATGACATCAAATCATTATAGTTTTACGCACACTGCTTATAATCAGATTTCGGAAAGTTCCGGAAAGGTAGTTAAAACCATAACTCCAAAATATATGATAACCTACAATGAAGCCCTATATTACAACCCTATAGGATGTCTTACGGTTATGTATGATACCAAATATTTAGGTAAATTATTCATGCCACTTATAAGAAAACGTCAGGATTACGCACTATGGCTTAAAATTCTTAAAATTACGAATGCGTATTGTTTAACAGAAAGTCTAGCTAACTATTTAGTAAGAACAAATTCTATCTCATCTAATAAAAAAAGTCTTTTAACGTATCAATGGAAGCTTTATCATAAAATTGAAGGTTTATCCAAATTTAAAAGCGGTTATTTTATCCTAATGAATATTCTTCATAAATTTAAATGGTAA
- a CDS encoding O-antigen ligase family protein, whose translation MSGYICSYYLSSKKNNLIRKICYLVIIICFILFIVICAARIIIIANFLILISYFLIKSSAKVYFKVLLTIFMILFFYYASTNVFIISSRFTNFNFELPTTDQPSSIEIRTGIYSCSFEIVKDNLWLGIGIGDVQSSLDKCYSKFNSSFFEKNKVDTHNYYSYLLISGGILALSSFFVFVVTIYREILNSLNIINFSFVLLLIVGLLTENVLLRAYGIVFFCFFLTTILTRENIKPSMS comes from the coding sequence ATGTCAGGATATATTTGTAGTTATTATTTAAGTAGTAAAAAAAATAATCTAATTAGAAAGATTTGTTACCTTGTTATAATCATTTGCTTCATTTTATTTATTGTAATTTGCGCTGCTAGAATTATTATTATAGCCAATTTTTTAATTCTGATTAGTTATTTTTTAATAAAGTCGTCAGCAAAGGTATATTTTAAAGTACTTCTTACTATATTCATGATTTTATTCTTTTATTATGCGTCAACAAATGTTTTTATAATAAGTTCAAGATTTACGAACTTTAATTTTGAATTACCAACAACCGACCAACCATCTTCTATAGAAATTCGGACAGGAATCTATAGTTGTTCTTTTGAAATTGTAAAAGATAATTTATGGTTAGGTATTGGAATTGGTGATGTTCAAAGTAGCCTTGACAAATGTTATAGTAAATTTAATTCGAGTTTTTTTGAAAAAAATAAAGTGGATACGCATAATTATTATAGTTATTTATTAATATCGGGAGGTATTCTTGCGTTATCCTCGTTTTTTGTATTTGTAGTAACAATCTATAGAGAAATTCTAAACTCTTTAAATATTATAAATTTCAGCTTCGTACTTTTGTTGATTGTGGGTTTACTTACTGAAAACGTGTTGTTAAGGGCATATGGGATAGTTTTTTTCTGCTTTTTTCTAACTACTATTCTCACAAGAGAAAATATTAAACCTTCGATGTCATAA
- a CDS encoding exopolysaccharide biosynthesis polyprenyl glycosylphosphotransferase has translation MNKIFTLNIVERKIFLYIGDLIIVVFFLFLMTRYTLKGTFNVDRYEVPVIVLGIALFTIIAYIIDIYNLERAAKAVHIFRSSLIVGLLYSFGIFFLTIIIINTTISRPYLIAFLTLMPFSLTAWRLISSNFFISTPFLKKVIYIYENQFESEVKKNIKNIQGHKNSNGFKVKFKISTCHKTFTKNSDRLIKILPKVDTIILRIQNYQEVSKELESFLTRAMFIGKEVFTYTSFYETSHEALPIHLVGNNFYEVLQLKNSKTHYIYVLFKKLIDIILCTTIGIPFMIITPIIIFINLFFNKGPLFYKQKRLGKKGKEFYVYKFRSMVTNAEKDGARMSTMNDSRVTPFGSIMRKLRIDEIPQIISVLQGNMSFIGPRPERKFFVDQLDEMNPFYSVRHVIKPGITGWAQVKYKYGENLDDSLKKLEYDLYYIKNRSVTLDLRILFKTITTVIFSRGV, from the coding sequence ATGAATAAAATTTTTACTCTCAACATTGTTGAAAGAAAAATTTTTTTATATATCGGTGACTTAATCATTGTAGTTTTCTTTCTATTTCTTATGACAAGATATACATTAAAAGGTACTTTTAATGTTGATCGGTATGAAGTGCCAGTAATTGTTCTAGGCATAGCTTTGTTTACTATAATTGCTTATATAATTGATATTTATAATCTAGAACGTGCTGCAAAAGCCGTACATATTTTTAGATCTTCCTTAATTGTCGGTTTACTTTATTCTTTTGGAATTTTCTTTTTGACTATCATAATTATAAACACTACTATTAGTCGACCTTACTTAATTGCTTTTTTGACCTTAATGCCATTTTCCTTAACAGCATGGAGATTAATAAGTAGTAATTTTTTTATTTCTACCCCATTTTTAAAAAAAGTTATTTATATCTACGAGAATCAATTTGAAAGTGAGGTAAAAAAAAACATAAAAAATATTCAGGGACATAAAAATTCTAACGGTTTTAAAGTAAAGTTCAAAATTTCCACTTGTCATAAAACGTTTACGAAAAATTCGGATCGATTAATTAAAATACTTCCAAAAGTAGATACTATTATCCTTAGAATTCAAAACTATCAAGAAGTGTCAAAAGAATTAGAAAGTTTTTTGACAAGGGCTATGTTCATTGGTAAAGAAGTCTTTACATATACTTCTTTTTATGAAACTTCTCATGAAGCACTTCCCATTCATTTGGTCGGAAATAATTTTTACGAAGTACTTCAACTAAAAAACTCCAAAACACATTACATATATGTCTTGTTCAAAAAATTAATTGATATAATCTTATGTACTACAATAGGTATTCCTTTTATGATAATTACACCAATAATAATTTTTATAAATTTATTTTTTAATAAAGGTCCTCTTTTTTATAAACAAAAACGTTTAGGTAAAAAAGGTAAAGAATTTTATGTATATAAGTTTAGGTCTATGGTTACTAATGCAGAAAAGGATGGTGCTAGAATGTCAACTATGAATGATTCAAGAGTAACCCCTTTTGGTAGTATAATGAGGAAATTGAGAATTGACGAAATACCGCAAATTATTTCTGTTTTACAAGGTAATATGAGTTTTATAGGACCTAGACCAGAACGAAAATTTTTTGTTGATCAATTAGATGAAATGAATCCTTTTTATTCAGTGAGACATGTTATAAAACCTGGTATTACAGGTTGGGCTCAAGTAAAATATAAATATGGGGAAAATTTGGACGATTCCTTAAAAAAATTAGAATACGATTTGTACTATATAAAAAATCGATCTGTTACTCTAGACTTAAGAATTTTATTTAAAACTATAACAACTGTTATTTTTTCAAGAGGAGTTTAG
- a CDS encoding glycosyltransferase family 4 protein: protein MEIDNTVTIFDPLSIDGLSGYTAGLCEGLYNNGKKVDLICNKNYPFSSDNYVIKRFFFNYTQNFKKSKIRTYLRGLEYFYNWIKVLLYLYEKKPSTLHIIWLLHYRIDRFFLKILQLFFNKIVIVYTAHNVIPHNATPIQIKHLKQIYSKFDTIIVHGTYLKKKLLEIFPRIDNSNIIISKHGIKKELKNEEGSIDISIKEFLSQKNKKIVLFLGLLNYNKGVDLLYKQWIHLKKDNVLLVIAGQKNSAYRELANIEHQISSDKTVLYLPKYLTNIEVSYLFKNCHCVLLPYRHGSVSGVLFDASFHKKPTFSTNFGAIRDYIIDNKTGFVSFKGSEGIKELLRIINDLSINDLENMGKNAFVHFKENYDWDNICQKLLPYYK from the coding sequence TTGGAAATTGACAATACGGTAACAATATTTGACCCTCTATCTATTGATGGACTTAGTGGTTATACTGCGGGACTTTGCGAAGGTCTTTATAACAATGGAAAGAAAGTAGATTTAATCTGTAATAAAAATTATCCATTTTCATCTGATAATTATGTGATAAAGCGATTTTTCTTTAATTACACTCAGAATTTTAAAAAATCTAAAATCAGGACTTATTTAAGAGGTTTAGAATATTTCTACAATTGGATAAAAGTCTTGCTTTATTTGTATGAGAAAAAACCAAGTACTTTACATATTATTTGGTTACTTCATTATAGAATAGACCGTTTTTTTTTAAAAATTTTACAATTATTTTTTAACAAAATTGTAATAGTTTATACTGCACATAATGTAATACCACATAATGCTACACCTATTCAAATAAAACACTTAAAACAGATATATTCTAAATTTGATACAATAATTGTTCATGGAACTTATTTGAAAAAAAAATTGTTAGAAATTTTTCCTAGAATAGACAATTCCAATATTATAATTTCTAAGCATGGGATAAAGAAAGAATTGAAAAATGAAGAAGGATCAATAGATATAAGTATTAAAGAATTTCTATCTCAAAAAAATAAAAAGATCGTATTATTTTTAGGTTTGTTAAATTATAACAAAGGTGTGGATCTTTTGTATAAACAATGGATTCATTTAAAAAAAGATAATGTCTTATTAGTAATTGCAGGTCAAAAAAATTCAGCATATAGAGAATTAGCTAATATTGAACATCAAATTAGTAGCGATAAAACTGTACTATATCTACCAAAATATCTAACTAATATAGAAGTTTCTTATCTATTCAAAAATTGCCATTGTGTTTTGCTTCCCTATAGGCACGGAAGTGTTAGCGGAGTATTATTTGATGCCTCTTTTCACAAAAAGCCAACATTTTCTACAAATTTTGGAGCTATTAGAGATTATATAATAGATAATAAAACAGGTTTTGTCAGTTTTAAAGGTTCGGAAGGAATAAAGGAACTACTCAGAATAATTAACGATTTATCTATAAATGATCTTGAGAACATGGGGAAGAACGCTTTTGTACATTTTAAAGAAAACTATGATTGGGATAATATTTGTCAGAAGCTTTTACCTTATTATAAGTAG